One window from the genome of Anopheles coluzzii chromosome X, AcolN3, whole genome shotgun sequence encodes:
- the LOC120948148 gene encoding uncharacterized protein LOC120948148 isoform X2 encodes MQHFKTLTVLLVAVLLAARATPQEDQAKANRNSLLLRRGGVGRPLGRTTPTTTTTTTPSSADYAEDEYADSYDEGKGEDGSEDGAEDGAASGGKQPTTTTTTTEAPKKIRPSIRPFRSNDDLLTALKKRRQESKNNKPAAAPKEKVYDDEDVPAPAAPAKSAKAPAIVPSKRRFGSGAARKDDHSSADAANNEAHEGGSDGGAGGNSSNGAKSLIGRLGRSRFALKQ; translated from the exons GTTGACGGTGTTGCTGGTGGCGGTGCTGCTGGCCGCCCGGGCCACCCCACAGGAGGACCAGGCGAAGGCGAACCGGAACagcctgctgctgcggcgCGGCGGCGTTGGCCGACCGCTTGGCCGCACGAcaccgaccaccaccaccacgaccacccCGTCGTCGGCGGATTACGCTGAG GACGAGTACGCGGACAGCTACGACGAGGGCAAGGGAGAGGACGGCAGCGAGGACGGTGCGGAGGATGGGGCGGCGTCCGGTGGCAAGCAGCcgacgacgaccaccaccacgaccgaGGCGCCCAAGAAGATCCGGCCGAGCATTCGCCCGTTCCGCAGCAACGACGACCTGCTGACGGCGCTCAAGAAGCGGCGCCAGGAGTCGAAGAACAACAAGCCGGCCGCCG CACCGAAGGAGAAGGTGTACGATGACGAGGACGTGCCGGCACCAGCCGCCCCGGCCAAAAGCGCGAAAGCTCCCGCAATCG TTCCGAGCAAACGGCGGTTCGGTAGCGGTGCGGCACGGAAGGACGACCACTCGTCGGCGGACGCGGCCAACAACGAGGCGCACGAGGGTGGTAGCGACGGTGGTGCGggcggcaacagcagcaacggtgCCAAGTCGCTGATCGGGCGTCTTGGCCGGTCCCGGTTCGCACTGAAGCAGTGA
- the LOC120948148 gene encoding uncharacterized protein LOC120948148 isoform X1 produces the protein MQHFKTLTVLLVAVLLAARATPQEDQAKANRNSLLLRRGGVGRPLGRTTPTTTTTTTPSSADYAEDEYADSYDEGKGEDGSEDGAEDGAASGGKQPTTTTTTTEAPKKIRPSIRPFRSNDDLLTALKKRRQESKNNKPAAAAPKEKVYDDEDVPAPAAPAKSAKAPAIVPSKRRFGSGAARKDDHSSADAANNEAHEGGSDGGAGGNSSNGAKSLIGRLGRSRFALKQ, from the exons GTTGACGGTGTTGCTGGTGGCGGTGCTGCTGGCCGCCCGGGCCACCCCACAGGAGGACCAGGCGAAGGCGAACCGGAACagcctgctgctgcggcgCGGCGGCGTTGGCCGACCGCTTGGCCGCACGAcaccgaccaccaccaccacgaccacccCGTCGTCGGCGGATTACGCTGAG GACGAGTACGCGGACAGCTACGACGAGGGCAAGGGAGAGGACGGCAGCGAGGACGGTGCGGAGGATGGGGCGGCGTCCGGTGGCAAGCAGCcgacgacgaccaccaccacgaccgaGGCGCCCAAGAAGATCCGGCCGAGCATTCGCCCGTTCCGCAGCAACGACGACCTGCTGACGGCGCTCAAGAAGCGGCGCCAGGAGTCGAAGAACAACAAGCCGGCCGCCG CAGCACCGAAGGAGAAGGTGTACGATGACGAGGACGTGCCGGCACCAGCCGCCCCGGCCAAAAGCGCGAAAGCTCCCGCAATCG TTCCGAGCAAACGGCGGTTCGGTAGCGGTGCGGCACGGAAGGACGACCACTCGTCGGCGGACGCGGCCAACAACGAGGCGCACGAGGGTGGTAGCGACGGTGGTGCGggcggcaacagcagcaacggtgCCAAGTCGCTGATCGGGCGTCTTGGCCGGTCCCGGTTCGCACTGAAGCAGTGA